Proteins encoded together in one Microbacterium oxydans window:
- a CDS encoding carbon-nitrogen hydrolase family protein translates to MSETAAVPVAVCQFAPTASRADNRERVAELTAEAASRGAKLIVFPEYSSYFVDPMDESLAANAEDLDGEFVATLRALAADYAVVIVAGLTERASDGHRVRNTVVAVRGDGILAVYRKQHLYDAFGQTESDWVEPGDVGEAATFDLGGLRFGLLTCYDLRFPEVARSLVDADAEVLVVPAEWVRGSLKEHHWTTLLAARAIENTVYIVAADHPTPIGVGHSQIVDPQGVVLAGVGTAPGIAVAVVERSAIDRVRATNPSLRVRRYAVVPREA, encoded by the coding sequence ATGTCCGAGACCGCAGCCGTCCCCGTCGCCGTGTGCCAGTTCGCGCCCACGGCCTCCCGTGCCGACAACCGCGAGCGGGTCGCGGAGCTGACCGCGGAGGCGGCGTCCCGCGGCGCGAAGCTGATCGTGTTCCCGGAGTACTCGAGCTACTTCGTCGATCCGATGGACGAGAGCCTGGCCGCGAACGCCGAAGACCTCGACGGCGAGTTCGTCGCGACGCTCCGGGCCCTCGCCGCCGACTACGCCGTCGTGATCGTCGCGGGGCTCACCGAGCGCGCCTCCGATGGTCACCGTGTGCGGAACACCGTCGTGGCCGTGCGCGGAGACGGCATCCTCGCGGTGTATCGCAAGCAGCACCTGTACGACGCGTTCGGGCAGACCGAGTCGGACTGGGTCGAGCCGGGCGATGTGGGGGAGGCGGCGACCTTCGACCTCGGGGGCCTGCGGTTCGGACTCCTGACCTGCTACGACCTGCGCTTCCCGGAGGTCGCGCGTTCCCTGGTCGACGCCGACGCCGAGGTGCTGGTCGTGCCGGCCGAGTGGGTCCGTGGTTCCCTCAAGGAGCACCACTGGACGACGCTGCTCGCCGCGCGCGCGATCGAGAACACGGTGTACATTGTCGCTGCGGATCATCCGACGCCGATCGGTGTCGGGCACTCGCAGATCGTCGACCCCCAGGGAGTGGTCCTGGCCGGGGTCGGGACCGCGCCGGGGATCGCGGTGGCGGTCGTCGAGCGTTCCGCGATCGACCGGGTGCGCGCGACGAACCCGTCGCTGCGGGTGCGGCGGTACGCGGTCGTCCCGCGAGAGGCGTAG
- a CDS encoding glycosyltransferase family 2 protein, whose amino-acid sequence MPADESATPPTGVSFVMPVLNERAYLEHAVASVLAQDVDVPTELVLALGPSTDGTTELAQRIAAKDDRIRLVENPAAHIPVGLNAAIRASRYATIVRVDAHSELSPGYAARALQTLDRTGSANVGGVMHAEGRTPFQKAVARLYNSPVGLGGGTYHGSSQEGEAESAYLGVMRREVLDEVGLFDESIRRGEDWELNLRIRQAGHRVWFDPSLSVTYWPRESWLRLARQFRATGAWRGELVRRFGRRNGIRYFAPPALVLVVALALVVGVLQLTGVLSGVASLIAGLVVYVPLALYLLLVLAVALAPGGGGVRQRLWTLLVLPTMHLAWGLGFLGGVLRGARDTVDASRLGTQNTPLP is encoded by the coding sequence GTGCCAGCCGATGAGTCCGCCACTCCCCCGACCGGGGTCTCCTTCGTGATGCCGGTGCTCAACGAGCGCGCCTACCTCGAGCACGCGGTCGCGTCCGTGCTCGCGCAGGACGTCGATGTGCCCACCGAGCTCGTGCTCGCGCTCGGCCCCTCGACCGACGGCACCACGGAACTCGCACAGCGGATCGCGGCGAAGGACGACCGCATCCGCCTGGTCGAGAATCCCGCTGCCCACATCCCGGTCGGCCTGAACGCCGCGATCCGCGCGAGCCGCTACGCCACGATCGTCCGCGTCGACGCGCACTCCGAGCTGTCCCCGGGCTACGCCGCTCGCGCCCTGCAGACCCTGGACCGCACCGGGTCCGCCAACGTGGGCGGCGTCATGCATGCGGAAGGACGGACGCCTTTCCAGAAGGCGGTCGCCCGACTCTACAACTCCCCCGTCGGACTCGGCGGAGGCACCTACCACGGCAGCTCCCAGGAGGGCGAGGCCGAGTCCGCCTACCTCGGCGTGATGCGCCGCGAGGTGCTCGACGAGGTCGGACTGTTCGACGAGTCCATCCGACGCGGTGAGGACTGGGAGCTCAACCTCCGCATCCGCCAGGCCGGCCACCGCGTCTGGTTCGACCCCTCGCTGTCGGTCACGTACTGGCCGCGGGAGAGCTGGCTGCGACTCGCGCGTCAGTTCCGGGCGACCGGAGCGTGGCGCGGAGAGCTGGTGCGGCGGTTCGGCCGTCGCAACGGCATCCGCTACTTCGCACCGCCCGCACTCGTCCTCGTGGTCGCGCTCGCGCTCGTGGTGGGCGTGCTGCAGCTGACGGGAGTGCTCAGCGGGGTGGCCTCCCTGATCGCGGGACTCGTCGTGTACGTGCCGCTCGCCCTGTATCTGCTCCTCGTGCTCGCCGTCGCGCTGGCGCCCGGCGGCGGAGGCGTGCGCCAGCGGCTGTGGACGCTCCTCGTCCTCCCGACCATGCACCTCGCGTGGGGCCTCGGGTTCCTCGGCGGCGTCCTCCGCGGCGCACGGGACACCGTCGACGCCTCGCGCCTCGGCACGCAGAACACCCCGCTCCCCTGA
- a CDS encoding biotin--[acetyl-CoA-carboxylase] ligase, which yields MDFPLANGIAPRVETVVSTGSTNADLREHAADGEGWPHLSTLITRDQTAGRGRLDRTWIAPAGTALAVSVLLRSLPTDPAARGWIPLAAGVAMAEAVATQLPAHDVSVKWPNDVLVDGRKICGILAEATAEAVVVGAGVNTAMTAQQLPVPTATSFAALGVRVDEDRLVAAYLDALGTHLAALVATGDATASGLHDAVTARCSTLGQQVRVSLPAGRTLEGTAAGLDAEGRLLVSVAGVEHAISAGDVVHVRPAGS from the coding sequence ATGGACTTCCCGCTCGCGAACGGCATCGCTCCCCGGGTGGAGACCGTCGTCAGCACCGGCTCGACGAACGCCGATCTTCGGGAGCACGCGGCTGACGGCGAGGGATGGCCGCACCTGTCGACCCTGATCACGCGCGATCAGACCGCCGGGCGAGGTCGGCTCGATCGCACGTGGATCGCTCCCGCCGGCACCGCTCTGGCCGTCTCCGTCCTGCTGCGGTCGCTGCCGACCGACCCCGCGGCGCGCGGCTGGATCCCGCTCGCGGCGGGCGTGGCGATGGCCGAGGCTGTCGCCACGCAACTCCCCGCGCACGACGTCTCGGTCAAATGGCCCAACGACGTGCTGGTGGACGGGCGCAAGATCTGCGGCATCCTCGCCGAGGCGACGGCTGAGGCGGTCGTGGTCGGTGCGGGCGTCAACACGGCCATGACGGCCCAGCAGCTTCCCGTCCCGACGGCGACCTCGTTCGCCGCGCTCGGCGTGCGCGTCGACGAGGACAGGCTGGTCGCCGCCTACCTGGACGCGCTCGGCACCCACCTGGCGGCGCTCGTCGCGACCGGTGACGCCACCGCGAGCGGCCTGCACGACGCCGTGACGGCACGCTGCTCGACCCTCGGACAGCAGGTCCGGGTGTCGCTGCCGGCCGGGCGGACCCTCGAGGGGACCGCCGCCGGGCTCGATGCGGAGGGGCGCCTGCTGGTGAGCGTCGCCGGCGTCGAACACGCGATCTCCGCCGGCGACGTGGTGCACGTGCGCCCCGCCGGAAGCTGA
- a CDS encoding aminotransferase class I/II-fold pyridoxal phosphate-dependent enzyme: protein MSVIPGAWRRTAAGAGLLASDGTVAPTIFAEMSAAAARTGAINLGQGFPDEDGPAEVLEAARAAIANGANQYPPGRGIPDLLAAISEHQQRFYGLAVDPATEVIVTAGATEALTATLLALIDGPDDEVVVFEPYYDSYAAAVALAGARLRTVPLRAPDFQPDLDRLAETVTDRTRIILVNDPHNPTGAVFGLEVLDEVVRLAGKHDAIIVTDEVYEHLSFHAPHTPIATLPGAAERTLTISSAGKTFSTTGWKIGWVHGPAALITAVLTVKQYLTYVNGSPFQPAVAVGLRLDDSFFAGAAAALAHKHEILGAGLRTAGFTVHAPQGGYFTVADATALGGADAAAFCRTLPERAGVVAIPLTAFVSEAHRGDYAGLVRFAACKRVDVLEDAAARLVRSSV from the coding sequence ATGAGTGTCATCCCCGGCGCCTGGCGGCGCACGGCAGCAGGTGCAGGTCTGCTCGCCTCAGACGGAACCGTCGCGCCCACCATCTTCGCAGAGATGTCGGCCGCAGCGGCCAGAACCGGTGCGATCAATCTCGGCCAGGGCTTCCCCGACGAGGACGGCCCGGCGGAGGTGCTGGAGGCGGCGCGCGCCGCCATCGCGAACGGCGCGAACCAGTATCCGCCCGGACGCGGCATCCCGGATCTGCTGGCGGCGATCAGCGAGCATCAGCAGCGCTTCTACGGGCTCGCCGTCGACCCGGCCACCGAGGTGATCGTGACGGCGGGCGCGACCGAGGCCCTGACGGCGACGCTGCTCGCCCTGATCGACGGCCCGGACGACGAGGTCGTCGTCTTCGAGCCCTACTACGACTCCTACGCCGCAGCCGTGGCCCTCGCCGGCGCCCGGTTGCGCACGGTGCCCCTGCGCGCTCCGGACTTCCAGCCCGACCTCGACCGGCTCGCGGAGACCGTCACGGACCGCACCCGGATCATCCTCGTCAACGATCCGCACAACCCGACGGGCGCGGTCTTCGGTCTCGAGGTGCTCGACGAGGTGGTGCGACTGGCCGGGAAGCACGACGCGATCATCGTCACCGACGAGGTGTACGAGCACCTGTCCTTCCATGCTCCGCACACGCCGATCGCGACGCTCCCCGGAGCTGCCGAGCGGACGCTGACCATCTCGTCGGCGGGGAAGACGTTCTCGACGACGGGCTGGAAGATCGGGTGGGTGCACGGCCCCGCCGCCCTCATCACCGCCGTGCTCACGGTGAAGCAGTACCTCACCTACGTGAACGGGTCTCCGTTCCAGCCCGCCGTCGCCGTGGGACTCCGCCTGGACGACTCCTTCTTCGCGGGTGCCGCCGCCGCTCTCGCCCACAAGCACGAGATCCTCGGCGCCGGCCTGCGCACGGCGGGGTTCACCGTGCACGCGCCGCAGGGCGGCTACTTCACGGTGGCGGACGCGACGGCACTGGGCGGAGCGGATGCCGCGGCCTTCTGCCGCACCCTGCCGGAGCGCGCCGGCGTCGTGGCGATCCCGCTGACGGCGTTCGTCTCGGAGGCGCACCGCGGCGACTACGCGGGTCTCGTGCGTTTCGCGGCCTGCAAGCGGGTCGACGTTCTCGAGGACGCGGCCGCACGTCTCGTGCGGTCCTCCGTCTGA
- a CDS encoding CDP-glycerol glycerophosphotransferase family protein → MGALSDAKKAYRLLKRALASRTAVQRLRRRLAEREPFPTDHFKVAVYFADGAVNMYQMRQWYRPLNELARRWPVVVLSRQATGTEKLLDEDSPPVAFVPKIRDLERFIATQDIRVVLYVNQNTRNFQMFRYGRRWHVFINHGESDKMYMTTNQYKAYDYALVAGQAARDRLSRTLWDYDVDRRTIEIGRPQADHYSGTLPYTPDGRTVVLYAPTWEGDRPSAHYGSIATHGEALVGRLLATGSHRVIYRPHPRSGVVDEAYGAAHRRILAAINAANAADATAQHIYDDGPELGWQLTAADVAIVDISAMVYDRLAAGKPLMITRPTDEQASVDTQGYLADCEWLTVEGARDIVAEVERVRADEAAIARLQMWVQHYFGDTTQGVATEKFHAAIDGLMQKWEHWQAHEVGAVREDEDDDDEEVADDEDA, encoded by the coding sequence ATGGGTGCATTGTCTGACGCGAAGAAGGCATACCGTCTGCTGAAGCGGGCGCTCGCGTCGCGCACCGCCGTGCAGCGCCTGCGCCGCCGTCTCGCCGAGCGCGAGCCGTTCCCGACCGACCACTTCAAGGTCGCGGTGTACTTCGCCGACGGTGCGGTCAACATGTACCAGATGCGTCAGTGGTACCGCCCGCTCAACGAGCTCGCCCGGCGCTGGCCGGTCGTCGTGCTCTCGCGACAGGCCACCGGCACCGAGAAACTGCTCGACGAGGACTCGCCGCCCGTCGCGTTCGTGCCGAAGATCCGCGACCTCGAGCGGTTCATCGCGACGCAGGACATCCGCGTCGTGCTGTACGTCAACCAGAACACCCGGAACTTCCAGATGTTCCGGTACGGCCGCCGCTGGCACGTGTTCATCAACCACGGCGAGTCCGACAAGATGTACATGACCACGAACCAGTACAAGGCGTACGACTACGCCCTGGTCGCCGGTCAGGCCGCGAGAGACCGACTGTCGCGCACCCTGTGGGACTACGACGTGGACCGCCGCACCATCGAGATCGGACGTCCGCAGGCCGACCACTACTCGGGCACGCTGCCGTACACGCCGGACGGGCGCACCGTGGTGCTCTACGCCCCCACCTGGGAGGGTGACCGCCCCAGCGCGCACTACGGGTCGATCGCGACGCACGGCGAAGCCCTGGTCGGTCGGCTGCTGGCCACCGGCTCGCACCGGGTGATCTACCGTCCGCACCCGCGCAGCGGTGTGGTCGACGAGGCGTACGGCGCCGCTCACCGCCGCATCCTCGCGGCGATCAATGCGGCGAACGCCGCGGATGCGACCGCCCAGCACATCTACGACGACGGGCCGGAGCTCGGCTGGCAGCTCACGGCCGCCGATGTCGCGATCGTCGACATCTCGGCCATGGTCTACGACCGGCTCGCCGCGGGGAAGCCGCTGATGATCACGCGGCCGACCGACGAGCAGGCCTCGGTCGACACGCAGGGCTACCTGGCGGACTGCGAGTGGCTCACGGTGGAGGGCGCGCGCGACATCGTCGCGGAGGTCGAGCGCGTGCGCGCCGATGAGGCCGCCATCGCCCGACTGCAGATGTGGGTGCAGCACTACTTCGGTGACACGACGCAGGGCGTGGCTACCGAGAAGTTCCACGCGGCGATCGACGGTCTCATGCAGAAGTGGGAGCACTGGCAGGCGCACGAGGTCGGCGCCGTCCGCGAGGACGAGGACGACGACGACGAAGAGGTCGCCGACGACGAGGACGCGTGA
- a CDS encoding CDP-glycerol glycerophosphotransferase family protein produces MASFSFGNGNAAKLLRIPLYAVGRIGTLLVPRGRRWVFGCGAGVGDGALALQRHSAALGHDTLWLTSSDREDRDAAALGIRSVRKSSLRGWWATARAGVLVVTHGLGDVNRYGNGGGFLVQLWHGIPLKRIGLDSPATTQVPSVPGAPLLRRLVGLLYRAAARRIRVLPAASDRARGRLESAFGLGDGRVVVTGEPRVDVLSAGSPEQRRSAARALLRSVVGEIPDAARTILYAPTWRDGAPDPAVPSAAEWIRILRVLEDNDAILLVRSHPLGEGGYAPPLPSRRVRALGSGVISDVTPALAAVDVLVTDYSSLAYDVGLLRTPVLYLAPDAREYARTRGFYGRFEDVAGTDAATDWSELLVQLEQLLSESRAFDAASERSATLSARMHAHRDGRNTERVYQVIRARGVPAPKGAV; encoded by the coding sequence GTGGCGTCCTTCTCTTTCGGCAACGGCAATGCGGCCAAGCTGCTCAGGATCCCGTTGTATGCCGTCGGACGCATCGGCACGCTCCTCGTCCCGCGCGGACGTCGCTGGGTCTTCGGGTGCGGTGCGGGCGTCGGCGATGGGGCGCTGGCACTCCAGCGGCACTCCGCCGCCCTCGGTCACGACACGCTCTGGCTCACCTCCTCCGACCGCGAGGACCGGGACGCCGCCGCACTCGGCATCAGGTCCGTCCGCAAGAGCAGCCTGCGAGGCTGGTGGGCGACCGCCCGTGCGGGTGTCCTCGTGGTGACCCACGGCCTCGGCGACGTCAACCGCTACGGCAACGGGGGTGGCTTCCTCGTCCAGCTCTGGCACGGGATACCGCTCAAGCGCATCGGACTCGACTCCCCGGCCACGACCCAGGTGCCGTCGGTCCCCGGCGCACCGCTGCTGCGACGTCTCGTGGGGCTCCTGTATCGCGCCGCCGCGCGACGGATCCGCGTGCTCCCGGCCGCATCCGATCGCGCACGCGGCCGCCTGGAGTCCGCCTTCGGCCTCGGTGACGGCCGTGTCGTGGTGACGGGGGAGCCCCGGGTCGACGTGCTCTCCGCAGGGTCCCCGGAGCAACGGAGGTCGGCGGCGCGCGCGCTCCTGCGCAGCGTCGTCGGGGAGATTCCGGACGCCGCCCGCACCATCCTGTACGCACCGACCTGGCGCGACGGCGCTCCGGACCCCGCCGTGCCTTCCGCCGCGGAGTGGATCCGGATCCTCCGTGTGCTGGAGGACAACGACGCGATCCTGCTGGTGCGCTCGCACCCGCTGGGCGAGGGCGGATATGCACCGCCGCTGCCCAGCCGCCGGGTCCGCGCGCTGGGCTCCGGCGTGATCTCCGACGTGACCCCCGCGCTGGCCGCTGTCGACGTCCTGGTGACCGATTACTCCTCGCTCGCCTACGACGTCGGCCTCCTGCGCACCCCGGTGCTGTACCTCGCCCCGGACGCGAGGGAGTATGCCCGCACCCGCGGGTTCTACGGCCGATTCGAGGACGTCGCCGGCACCGATGCGGCGACGGACTGGTCGGAGCTGCTCGTGCAGCTCGAGCAGCTGCTCTCCGAGAGCAGGGCGTTCGACGCGGCGTCCGAGCGGTCCGCTACGCTCAGCGCGAGGATGCACGCGCATCGGGACGGGCGCAACACGGAGCGCGTTTACCAGGTGATCCGTGCGCGGGGTGTCCCCGCGCCGAAGGGAGCAGTATGA
- a CDS encoding PH domain-containing protein — MTQPVTLGGRPLMPPPGTPSEELLIARFRSHARRLFWSALVLIAAFGATAYFYGNLPAGFENWMLFAAAGGLVLLAVVIPFVVWYSRSTTVTTRRVIAREGVGAHRRREMSHARGYTIAVRRGPLQRLWGTGTITLSNGVDAPLRLANVPNVTLVHETLADQIEVGQILAHRDAQSGGDDPASM, encoded by the coding sequence GTGACCCAGCCTGTGACGCTCGGCGGACGGCCCCTGATGCCGCCGCCCGGTACGCCCTCGGAGGAGTTGCTGATCGCGCGCTTCCGGAGTCATGCGCGACGGCTGTTCTGGTCCGCGCTCGTGCTCATCGCGGCCTTCGGGGCGACGGCCTACTTCTACGGCAACCTGCCGGCCGGGTTCGAGAACTGGATGCTCTTCGCCGCCGCCGGGGGGCTCGTGCTGCTCGCGGTCGTGATCCCGTTCGTGGTCTGGTACTCCCGGAGCACCACCGTGACGACAAGGCGCGTCATCGCCCGAGAGGGTGTGGGCGCGCATCGGCGTCGGGAGATGTCGCATGCCCGGGGCTACACGATCGCGGTTCGCCGCGGCCCTCTGCAGCGGCTCTGGGGCACGGGCACCATCACGCTGTCCAACGGCGTGGATGCGCCTCTCCGACTCGCGAACGTGCCGAACGTGACCCTCGTCCACGAGACTCTCGCCGACCAGATCGAGGTCGGTCAGATCCTGGCGCATCGCGATGCCCAGTCCGGTGGGGACGATCCCGCCTCGATGTGA
- a CDS encoding CDP-glycerol glycerophosphotransferase family protein has product MTTARIDDAAEELVIAGTGQRPAGAALVGPRARVDARISGGGKTWKAAFPLQASRWGGPSLPLPAGEYELRIADADLDELRIDPVVLTGVRIAVDGRDVRIAAPIDPLYETAEGRTTLEERYVAQTGGTENAVFFESFYGRSVGCNPRAIDRELAARAPQVRRYWSVVDLSVEVPEGAIAVVEGSPQWWHARGAARLLVVNDWLRRRFARKPGQKVLQTWHGTPLKRLALHRPGFDPRRMAAVVKESRRWDVLLAQNTYSERILRKAYAFFGRPIWVDGYPRNDVLATEDPAAVRQALGIGAEERVLLYAPTWRDDRTEMVDFVDPELLARQANAVVLMRGHSRTLEQGRDRAGARVIDVTGYPETARLLLAADALITDYSSVMFDFSVTGKPMYFLVPDLDHYRGQLRGFYFDLAERAPGPLVRTQEELAAALDDEGHEAAYAARYAAWRAQFNTRDDGHAAERVVDRILDLGFVTP; this is encoded by the coding sequence ATGACAACGGCCCGCATCGATGACGCAGCAGAGGAGCTGGTCATCGCAGGGACCGGTCAGCGACCGGCGGGGGCCGCGTTGGTCGGCCCGCGAGCTCGGGTCGACGCGCGCATCAGCGGTGGCGGCAAGACGTGGAAGGCCGCTTTCCCCCTCCAGGCCTCGCGCTGGGGAGGGCCGTCCCTGCCGCTGCCCGCGGGGGAGTACGAGCTGCGGATCGCCGACGCCGACCTCGACGAGCTGCGCATCGATCCCGTCGTGCTGACCGGGGTGCGCATCGCGGTCGACGGACGCGACGTCCGCATCGCGGCGCCGATCGACCCGCTTTACGAGACGGCAGAGGGGCGGACCACGCTCGAGGAGCGTTACGTGGCCCAGACCGGCGGCACCGAGAACGCGGTCTTCTTCGAGAGCTTCTACGGCCGCAGCGTCGGCTGCAACCCCCGCGCGATCGATCGGGAGCTCGCGGCCCGGGCTCCGCAGGTGCGCCGGTACTGGAGTGTCGTCGATCTTTCGGTCGAGGTCCCCGAAGGGGCGATCGCCGTCGTCGAAGGCAGCCCGCAGTGGTGGCATGCGCGCGGGGCTGCGCGCCTGCTGGTGGTGAACGACTGGCTGCGCCGCCGGTTCGCCCGCAAGCCCGGACAGAAGGTGCTGCAGACCTGGCACGGCACCCCGCTCAAGCGGCTCGCGCTGCATCGTCCCGGCTTCGACCCGCGACGGATGGCCGCGGTCGTGAAGGAGTCGCGGCGCTGGGACGTGCTGCTGGCGCAGAACACGTACTCGGAGCGCATCCTCCGCAAGGCATATGCGTTCTTCGGACGGCCGATCTGGGTGGACGGCTACCCCCGGAACGATGTCCTCGCCACGGAGGACCCCGCCGCGGTCCGGCAGGCTCTCGGCATCGGTGCGGAGGAGCGGGTGCTCCTCTACGCCCCGACGTGGCGTGACGACCGGACGGAGATGGTCGACTTCGTCGATCCGGAGCTCCTGGCACGTCAGGCGAACGCCGTGGTGCTCATGCGCGGGCACTCGCGCACCCTGGAGCAGGGGCGCGACCGTGCCGGGGCGCGGGTCATCGATGTGACCGGCTACCCGGAGACCGCGCGGCTCCTGCTCGCCGCGGACGCCCTGATCACCGACTACTCCTCGGTCATGTTCGACTTCAGCGTCACGGGCAAGCCGATGTACTTCCTGGTGCCGGACCTGGATCACTACCGCGGGCAGCTGCGCGGCTTCTACTTCGACCTCGCCGAGCGCGCCCCGGGCCCGCTGGTGCGCACGCAGGAAGAGCTCGCCGCCGCGCTGGACGATGAGGGCCACGAGGCCGCCTACGCCGCGAGGTACGCGGCCTGGCGCGCGCAGTTCAACACGCGGGACGACGGTCATGCCGCGGAACGCGTGGTCGACCGCATCCTCGATCTGGGCTTCGTGACGCCCTGA
- a CDS encoding arsenate reductase ArsC has protein sequence MSEHARRPSVLFVCVHNAGRSQMAAGFLRDIAGDRIEVRSAGSMPADQINPIAVEAMTELGIDITAEAPKVLTTEAVQASDVVITMGCGDACPFFPGKRYEDWKLDDPAGQGIDAVRPIRDDIRERIERLVAELL, from the coding sequence ATGAGTGAGCACGCCCGCAGACCCTCCGTCCTGTTCGTCTGCGTGCACAACGCCGGGCGCTCGCAGATGGCCGCGGGGTTCCTGCGCGACATCGCCGGCGATCGCATCGAGGTGCGCTCGGCCGGGTCGATGCCGGCGGATCAGATCAACCCGATCGCGGTGGAGGCGATGACCGAGCTCGGCATCGACATCACGGCCGAGGCTCCGAAGGTGCTCACCACGGAAGCCGTCCAGGCGTCCGACGTCGTCATCACGATGGGCTGCGGCGATGCGTGCCCGTTCTTCCCCGGCAAGCGCTACGAGGACTGGAAGCTCGACGACCCGGCGGGGCAGGGGATCGACGCCGTCCGCCCGATCCGCGACGACATCCGAGAGCGGATCGAACGGCTCGTGGCCGAGCTCCTCTGA
- a CDS encoding S1C family serine protease, with the protein MNEDNTQDQSASASNDAVPSTEAAEVTAQPVADVAADQTVAAPAAQSPGHEVPSTFTSPAPAAPVIAPVPHGFAAPAAPVAPETATAPGAAFGIPTATSHTQNTLPLDGAAPGGLPGEATKTKEQKQRGGTKFAAIIVAAALVGGFAGFGGGALLNGLQDRPSSGTATGPQTVTVNNPGSVNETTAVATAALPSVVTIEVAGSDQAGSGSGVIISDDGYVLTNTHVVTLGGAVADPTIRVTTSDGRIYEATVVGTDPIYDLAVIKLKGAKDLTPMDFADSSKLNVGDTAVALGAPLGLANSVTTGIVSALNRSIQIASSALPDSSSQDAPEQQTPDQGQGQGPFQFDIPGSGGQQTTDSISIAVIQTDAAINHGNSGGALVNSKGELIGINVAIASSGSSEESGSIGIGFAIPSNIAKRVSDEIIADGAATHGLLGASVQDASSIEGATVAGAYIAKANAGGAAAGGGLEKGDIVTSFNGVPITSASDLTAQVRAAAAGSDAKVTYVRGGKSYDVEVTLGELAG; encoded by the coding sequence ATGAACGAAGACAACACCCAGGACCAGTCGGCATCCGCGTCGAACGACGCCGTGCCGTCCACCGAGGCTGCAGAGGTCACCGCTCAGCCGGTGGCCGACGTCGCCGCTGATCAGACCGTCGCTGCGCCCGCCGCGCAGTCCCCGGGGCACGAGGTGCCGTCGACGTTCACGTCTCCGGCCCCCGCCGCACCCGTGATCGCCCCGGTGCCGCACGGCTTCGCCGCACCCGCGGCGCCGGTGGCACCCGAGACGGCCACCGCGCCGGGAGCCGCCTTCGGCATCCCCACCGCGACGTCGCACACCCAGAACACCCTGCCGCTCGACGGCGCAGCGCCCGGGGGCCTCCCCGGCGAGGCGACCAAGACCAAAGAGCAGAAGCAGCGCGGAGGCACCAAGTTCGCCGCGATCATCGTCGCGGCCGCGCTGGTCGGCGGCTTCGCCGGCTTCGGCGGCGGCGCGCTGCTGAACGGTCTGCAGGACCGCCCGTCGTCGGGCACGGCCACCGGACCGCAGACCGTCACCGTGAACAACCCGGGCTCGGTCAACGAGACCACGGCCGTCGCCACGGCCGCGCTTCCCTCGGTGGTCACCATCGAGGTCGCCGGTTCCGACCAGGCGGGCAGCGGGTCCGGCGTCATCATCAGCGACGACGGCTACGTGCTCACCAACACGCACGTGGTGACGCTAGGCGGCGCCGTCGCAGATCCCACCATCCGCGTGACCACGTCGGACGGACGGATCTACGAGGCCACGGTCGTCGGGACCGACCCGATCTACGACCTCGCCGTGATCAAGCTGAAGGGTGCGAAGGACCTCACGCCGATGGACTTCGCCGACTCGTCGAAGCTCAACGTCGGCGACACCGCCGTCGCGCTCGGCGCTCCGCTCGGCCTGGCGAACTCGGTCACGACCGGCATCGTCAGCGCACTGAACCGCAGCATCCAGATCGCGTCGTCCGCCCTCCCGGACTCGTCCTCGCAGGACGCACCGGAGCAGCAGACGCCGGACCAGGGTCAGGGCCAGGGACCGTTCCAGTTCGACATCCCGGGCAGCGGCGGTCAGCAGACCACCGACTCCATCTCGATCGCCGTCATCCAGACCGACGCCGCGATCAACCACGGCAACTCGGGCGGCGCGCTGGTGAACAGCAAGGGCGAGCTCATCGGCATCAACGTGGCGATCGCGAGCTCGGGCAGCTCCGAGGAGTCCGGCTCGATCGGCATCGGCTTCGCCATCCCGTCGAACATCGCCAAGCGGGTCTCCGACGAGATCATCGCCGACGGTGCGGCCACGCACGGTCTGCTGGGCGCCTCGGTGCAGGACGCCTCGAGCATCGAGGGCGCGACCGTCGCCGGCGCGTACATCGCCAAGGCCAACGCCGGCGGCGCGGCCGCCGGCGGCGGGCTCGAGAAGGGTGACATCGTCACCTCCTTCAACGGCGTGCCGATCACCAGCGCCTCCGACCTCACCGCCCAGGTGCGCGCCGCGGCTGCGGGCAGCGACGCCAAGGTGACGTATGTCCGCGGAGGCAAGTCGTACGACGTCGAGGTGACGCTCGGCGAACTCGCCGGCTGA